The following coding sequences are from one Paenibacillus sp. FSL R5-0912 window:
- a CDS encoding transposase, with translation MLGLFFLGIKKGVPPQVLEDIGDQTNTRERKEVIPIYSIRQEELFSFKELFLMRPEDKYSQIFEHLDLAKVLHVLRKKNNRGRPEQLNVPAMIYSLLIAKMENIEFVSSLVWRLTHSEEFRAQCRFTGSDNIPSESSYSRLIHALEQTGMLEKLQDTLVTSALEEGFVTGTHLAVDSSMVEAWDCQFSESAAKRRAARRGQKPNEAPGVQQLQFKLPEPEPEAAVNEPPKKPVYDKRGRPTNAERERRRQEQEAYDQSLGPFQKTIEAMLPYTYDELLAALPRHAARCDKKNTKGRMTSYYGFKANLLVDTDCQYILSGLFSSANPNDQRMAVILLKGLPLKFPTLKVKHILGDKGYDCASIYQLIHSLGAYPAIPMIHRKDPPEGMNVDYTPVCSQGHAYRYDSFDAKYETLKYTQPSECKGCPLLGSGCQKVFKIRIQTDLRKHTYPARGSESFTELYKKRTAVERVFAYLKEYFGMKRTRHRGVRASVDFQLSTLAYNLSKFALDKLNKQLSKSQQVA, from the coding sequence TTGCTGGGACTGTTTTTTTTAGGCATAAAAAAAGGAGTACCTCCCCAAGTTCTCGAAGATATAGGCGACCAAACCAACACCCGAGAACGAAAAGAGGTAATCCCTATCTATTCCATTCGACAAGAAGAACTGTTTTCCTTCAAGGAATTGTTCCTGATGCGCCCGGAAGATAAATACAGCCAAATCTTTGAACACTTAGATCTCGCCAAGGTTCTGCACGTTCTTCGGAAAAAGAACAACCGGGGCCGGCCCGAACAACTGAATGTACCTGCCATGATCTATTCCTTGCTCATCGCTAAAATGGAGAACATCGAGTTTGTTTCTTCCCTGGTCTGGCGTCTTACCCATAGCGAAGAGTTTCGGGCGCAGTGCCGATTTACCGGCTCCGATAATATCCCGAGCGAATCTTCGTATTCCCGTTTGATTCATGCGCTGGAGCAAACGGGGATGCTTGAAAAACTGCAGGATACCTTGGTGACCTCTGCCCTAGAAGAAGGCTTTGTAACCGGCACACATCTTGCCGTGGATTCCTCCATGGTCGAGGCTTGGGATTGCCAATTTAGCGAATCGGCCGCCAAGCGCCGTGCGGCTCGCCGAGGGCAAAAGCCAAACGAGGCTCCAGGAGTCCAGCAACTTCAGTTCAAACTTCCCGAGCCTGAGCCTGAGGCGGCTGTGAACGAACCACCGAAGAAACCCGTCTACGACAAGCGTGGACGTCCAACGAATGCGGAAAGGGAACGCCGGCGTCAGGAACAGGAAGCGTATGACCAAAGTCTCGGACCGTTTCAGAAAACCATTGAAGCGATGTTACCTTACACGTATGACGAACTGCTGGCCGCGCTGCCCCGGCATGCCGCGCGTTGTGACAAGAAAAATACGAAGGGTCGAATGACGAGCTACTACGGGTTCAAGGCGAATCTGCTCGTCGATACGGACTGCCAGTATATCTTGAGCGGCCTCTTTAGTTCGGCGAATCCGAATGACCAGCGCATGGCCGTTATTCTTCTCAAAGGCCTGCCCCTGAAGTTTCCCACACTGAAGGTAAAGCATATCTTGGGCGACAAAGGGTACGACTGCGCGTCTATCTACCAGTTGATTCATTCGTTAGGTGCCTATCCGGCGATTCCCATGATTCACCGCAAAGATCCGCCCGAGGGAATGAACGTGGACTACACGCCGGTATGCTCCCAAGGACATGCCTACCGCTACGACAGTTTTGATGCCAAGTACGAAACGCTGAAGTATACCCAGCCGAGCGAGTGCAAAGGCTGCCCACTACTGGGTTCCGGATGCCAAAAGGTGTTTAAAATCCGCATCCAAACGGATTTGCGTAAGCATACCTATCCCGCAAGAGGGAGCGAAAGCTTTACAGAGCTGTACAAAAAGCGTACGGCAGTGGAGCGTGTTTTTGCCTATCTCAAAGAGTATTTCGGCATGAAACGCACACGTCACCGCGGCGTACGGGCAAGTGTCGATTTCCAGCTCAGTACACTAGCTTACAATCTTAGTAAGTTTGCATTGGACAAGTTGAACAAACAGTTGAGCAAATCCCAGCAAGTAGCCTAA
- a CDS encoding UvrD-helicase domain-containing protein codes for MSIHPVTEAKPEGSLWSDDQWRAIAESGSDILVAAAAGSGKTAVLVERIIRKISNEEAGFSVDRLLVATFTKAAASEMRQRIREALERKLEEDTSGENEYLRRQLALLGRASITTLHSFCLEVIRRYYQLIPIDPGFRILNEHEAEMMRQELLEELMEEKYGEVTEDGDDSVFVRLVDWFSGERSDDAVHSLIQRLHDFARSHPWPAQWLRDTAADFSLPDAEALSHTPWVQSILAEARLTLDGAISQLLQAREIALQPGGPAPYADNLTADLDMAQGLRDAVESQPWADLYDIFMEISFGKLKPCKKDSTDPGLQESVKATRDQVKKSLLELQKSLFGRPAESFLGELHEAAPLMHELAETVIGFGERYRLEKAGRGLVDFSDLEHYCLQILRHPDSHPGHSLPSDAAMEYRSQFDEVLLDEYQDTNSVQEEIVRLISREFPGNRFMVGDMKQSIYRFRLAEPGLFLDKYRRFNAGPSAEGNGSSLLAGEADARTEASPGQSYNAGGSVIDLARNFRSRLEVVNAVNMIFRQIMDSNVAEISYDERAELVYGANFPGTAEKGPDTYFAPELLLIDKGTSASGQPEEAGEDDELPQQENEAVESETAQLEARAIARRISQMTGMTGGEPLMIYDKALRIMRPVVYGDIVILLRSARVWTPLMIEELRNEGIPAYGDQNKGYFQATEVEIALSLLQIVDNPRQDIPLAGVLRSPVVNLREEELAKVRLCSTGTFYDALVAASEAADIPGDNPPAMGSAGAALRVEQAGDAGGDLTAETAAAYDLVTTSEQETLLEDRAAETEASAALTAIHPQLRMKLKTFRDMLEDWRNAARQGSLSELIWRIYRESGYLEWVGGLPGGFQRQNNLKALYDRAVQFENETSARGLFRFLVFISRLRENGGDLGVAGGSSEEAGGVRIMTIHKSKGLEFPVVFLAGMAKMFNRQDLHSPFLMHKELGFGPRFVERETRVSYPTLPYLAINRRSRLELLAEEMRVLYVGLTRPRDKMILVGTVRDLPRTVSGWTAMQGREELLLADHLLARGRSYLDWVGPALIRHPAAAILRKVAGSEGTVSTVLHGDESNWSISVLGAAELGSGAFLAADGDSDKNEERRMALEALRRGRTVPSLGTASAGEIADRLQWTYPYAAASGIPAKTSVTELKALLSMQEQPSLDLLEDTYIHGEQNARSGGVGYGDSLHLQRPKFMEKRGLTSAERGTAYHTVMQHIPLDEPVDRSVLEATLARLERLAILSKEQADAVELGEVEDFCTSELGRRLFKSSWKTREQPFSYSVPADEAYQGLAYLDEAAAGLPADGASGAFNETVLIQGVIDCLFREEGRLILLDYKTDFVPVQEGGLETLTEKYRFQLELYSKALLDILGEPVSEVWLYFFDGGHAVRL; via the coding sequence GTGAGCATACATCCTGTAACGGAAGCGAAGCCGGAAGGGAGTCTGTGGAGTGACGACCAGTGGCGCGCCATTGCCGAGAGCGGCAGCGATATTCTCGTCGCGGCAGCAGCAGGTTCCGGTAAAACAGCTGTACTCGTAGAGCGCATTATCCGCAAAATCAGCAATGAGGAAGCAGGCTTCAGCGTGGACCGGCTGCTGGTAGCGACCTTCACCAAGGCTGCAGCCTCCGAGATGCGGCAGCGGATCCGGGAGGCGCTGGAGCGCAAGCTGGAAGAGGACACAAGCGGTGAGAACGAATATCTGCGCCGCCAGCTTGCTCTGCTGGGCAGAGCCTCTATTACTACGCTGCATTCCTTCTGTCTTGAAGTGATCCGCCGGTATTATCAGCTGATTCCGATTGATCCGGGCTTCCGTATACTCAATGAGCATGAGGCGGAAATGATGCGCCAGGAGCTGCTGGAAGAGCTGATGGAGGAGAAATACGGTGAGGTCACTGAAGACGGGGACGATAGCGTATTTGTCCGGCTTGTGGACTGGTTCAGCGGTGAGCGCAGTGATGATGCGGTGCATTCGCTGATTCAGCGGCTGCATGATTTCGCGCGCAGCCATCCCTGGCCGGCGCAGTGGCTGCGGGATACCGCTGCCGACTTCTCTTTGCCGGATGCGGAGGCCTTGAGCCATACGCCATGGGTGCAGAGCATTCTTGCCGAAGCCAGGCTGACGCTGGATGGTGCCATTAGCCAGCTGCTGCAGGCCCGCGAGATCGCGCTTCAACCCGGCGGACCGGCTCCTTATGCGGATAACCTGACGGCCGATCTGGATATGGCACAGGGGTTACGGGATGCGGTAGAATCGCAGCCATGGGCTGATCTCTATGATATTTTCATGGAAATCTCTTTCGGCAAGCTGAAGCCCTGCAAGAAGGATTCCACTGATCCCGGCCTGCAGGAGAGTGTTAAGGCAACCCGTGATCAAGTGAAGAAGAGCTTGCTGGAGTTGCAGAAATCCTTATTCGGGCGCCCGGCGGAATCTTTCCTGGGTGAACTCCATGAAGCGGCACCGCTGATGCACGAGCTGGCGGAGACGGTTATCGGGTTCGGTGAACGTTACCGGCTGGAGAAGGCGGGCCGGGGGCTGGTGGATTTCAGTGATCTGGAGCATTACTGCCTGCAGATCCTGCGCCATCCGGACTCGCATCCGGGACATTCCCTGCCCTCGGATGCGGCGATGGAATACCGCAGCCAGTTCGATGAGGTGCTGCTGGATGAATATCAGGATACCAACAGCGTACAGGAGGAGATCGTCCGGCTGATCTCCCGTGAGTTCCCCGGCAACCGCTTCATGGTCGGGGATATGAAGCAGAGTATCTACCGCTTCCGCCTGGCTGAACCGGGGTTGTTCCTGGACAAATACCGCAGGTTCAACGCTGGGCCGTCTGCTGAAGGTAACGGCAGTAGCCTGCTTGCCGGTGAAGCGGATGCCCGGACTGAAGCAAGTCCCGGGCAGAGCTATAATGCCGGCGGCTCAGTCATCGATCTGGCCCGCAATTTCCGCAGCCGGCTGGAAGTCGTGAATGCCGTAAATATGATTTTCCGGCAGATCATGGACAGCAATGTTGCGGAGATAAGCTATGACGAGCGTGCAGAGCTGGTCTATGGAGCCAACTTCCCGGGAACGGCGGAGAAAGGGCCGGATACTTATTTTGCGCCGGAGCTGCTGCTGATCGATAAGGGGACCTCTGCATCCGGACAGCCCGAGGAAGCCGGGGAGGACGATGAGCTGCCCCAGCAGGAGAATGAGGCAGTAGAGAGTGAGACTGCACAGCTGGAAGCACGGGCCATTGCCCGGCGCATCTCGCAGATGACAGGAATGACCGGTGGGGAACCGCTGATGATCTATGATAAGGCGCTGCGCATCATGCGTCCGGTAGTATACGGCGATATCGTTATTCTGCTGCGTTCCGCCCGTGTGTGGACGCCGCTGATGATTGAAGAGCTGCGGAATGAAGGCATTCCAGCATACGGCGACCAGAACAAGGGGTACTTCCAGGCTACCGAGGTGGAGATCGCCCTTTCGCTGCTGCAGATTGTCGATAATCCCCGCCAGGATATTCCGCTGGCCGGTGTACTGCGCTCGCCGGTGGTGAATCTGCGCGAGGAGGAACTGGCTAAGGTGCGCCTATGCAGCACCGGAACGTTCTATGATGCGCTGGTTGCGGCATCAGAAGCTGCGGATATACCGGGGGACAATCCTCCGGCGATGGGTTCAGCGGGTGCTGCCCTGCGGGTGGAGCAAGCAGGCGATGCAGGCGGTGATTTAACGGCAGAGACTGCTGCAGCGTATGATCTTGTCACAACATCAGAGCAAGAGACTCTGCTTGAAGACAGGGCTGCCGAGACAGAAGCCTCTGCAGCGCTGACGGCTATTCATCCGCAGCTACGGATGAAGCTGAAGACCTTCCGGGACATGCTGGAGGACTGGAGAAACGCCGCCCGGCAGGGAAGCTTAAGCGAACTAATCTGGCGTATTTATCGGGAAAGCGGATATCTGGAATGGGTTGGCGGACTTCCCGGCGGATTTCAGCGCCAGAACAATTTGAAGGCATTGTATGACCGGGCTGTTCAGTTCGAGAATGAGACCTCAGCCAGAGGATTGTTCCGCTTCCTTGTGTTTATCTCACGGCTGAGAGAGAACGGCGGGGATCTGGGCGTTGCCGGGGGCAGCAGCGAGGAGGCTGGCGGCGTCCGGATTATGACGATCCACAAGTCCAAGGGTCTGGAGTTCCCGGTTGTATTCCTGGCAGGCATGGCCAAAATGTTCAACCGGCAGGATCTGCATTCCCCGTTCCTGATGCATAAGGAACTCGGCTTCGGCCCCCGCTTCGTGGAGAGGGAGACACGGGTCAGCTACCCGACGCTGCCATACCTGGCCATTAACCGCCGTTCACGGCTGGAGCTGCTGGCTGAGGAGATGCGCGTGCTCTATGTCGGACTGACCCGTCCGCGCGACAAAATGATCCTGGTAGGCACGGTCCGCGATTTGCCGCGCACAGTATCTGGCTGGACTGCTATGCAAGGCCGGGAGGAGCTGCTCCTGGCAGACCATCTGCTGGCCCGGGGCCGCAGCTATCTGGACTGGGTGGGACCGGCGCTGATCCGCCATCCCGCAGCAGCTATTCTGCGCAAGGTTGCGGGAAGTGAGGGCACGGTGTCTACGGTACTTCACGGCGATGAGTCCAACTGGAGCATTTCGGTGCTCGGCGCTGCGGAGCTTGGCTCCGGAGCTTTTCTGGCAGCAGACGGTGACAGTGACAAGAATGAAGAACGCCGTATGGCGCTTGAGGCGCTCCGCCGGGGCAGGACTGTGCCTTCGCTGGGAACTGCCTCAGCAGGGGAGATTGCAGACAGGCTGCAGTGGACCTATCCGTATGCGGCTGCTTCAGGCATTCCCGCCAAAACATCAGTGACCGAGCTGAAGGCACTGCTGTCCATGCAGGAACAGCCCTCCCTTGATCTGCTGGAAGATACCTATATTCATGGGGAGCAGAACGCAAGAAGCGGCGGTGTCGGATATGGTGACAGCCTGCATCTGCAGCGCCCGAAATTTATGGAAAAGCGGGGACTTACCTCTGCTGAGCGCGGAACCGCGTATCATACCGTTATGCAGCATATTCCGCTGGATGAGCCGGTGGACCGGTCTGTTCTCGAGGCCACGCTTGCACGACTTGAACGGCTTGCCATACTCAGCAAGGAGCAGGCAGACGCGGTTGAACTGGGCGAAGTAGAGGATTTCTGTACTAGTGAACTGGGCCGCAGACTCTTTAAGTCTTCCTGGAAGACCAGAGAGCAGCCTTTCAGTTATAGCGTTCCTGCAGACGAGGCTTACCAGGGACTTGCATACCTGGACGAAGCGGCAGCGGGACTCCCGGCTGACGGCGCCAGCGGAGCCTTCAATGAGACCGTTCTGATTCAAGGGGTAATCGACTGTCTGTTCCGTGAGGAAGGGCGCCTGATTCTGCTTGATTACAAAACAGATTTCGTCCCGGTGCAAGAGGGAGGGCTCGAAACGCTGACTGAGAAATACCGCTTCCAGCTGGAGCTGTACAGCAAGGCGCTGCTTGATATTCTGGGCGAGCCGGTCAGCGAGGTCTGGTTGTACTTTTTCGATGGCGGACATGCTGTGAGGCTGTGA